A portion of the Enterobacter sp. SA187 genome contains these proteins:
- a CDS encoding alpha/beta hydrolase-fold protein: MKKNITLALAITALLGGAAAPVVAAPFPATPDQAIPVSQYVTQVNADKSITFRLFAPDAKRVSVVTGSSPDRLASHDMSKGENGVWTWKSDVMAPNLYEYYFDVDGFRSVDTGSRFQKPQRQVNTSLILVPGSILDDRAVPHGDLLTVTYHSRALASERRMYVWTPPGYSGQGEPLPVLYFYHGFGDTGLSAIDQGRLPQIMDNLLAEGKIKPMLVVVPDTETDITDAIPENYPPKERRKTFYPLNAKAADRELMQDIIPLVDARFNVRKDASGRALAGLSQGGFQALFSGMHHLDNFGWLGTFSGVTTATVPDAGISAQLNKPQEVNKQLHNFTVVVGEKDAVTGEDIAGLKRELEAKGINFEYKNYPGAGHEMDVWRPAYAEFVQKLFK, from the coding sequence ATGAAGAAGAACATCACCCTGGCACTTGCCATCACGGCACTCCTCGGCGGCGCGGCGGCACCGGTTGTTGCCGCGCCCTTCCCGGCCACGCCGGATCAAGCCATACCGGTCAGCCAGTATGTGACCCAGGTGAACGCCGATAAAAGCATCACCTTCCGCCTGTTCGCTCCGGACGCAAAGCGCGTATCGGTGGTCACCGGCTCCAGCCCGGACAGACTTGCTTCCCATGATATGAGCAAAGGCGAAAACGGCGTCTGGACGTGGAAAAGCGACGTGATGGCCCCGAACCTGTATGAATATTACTTTGATGTGGACGGCTTCCGCTCCGTTGATACGGGAAGCCGCTTCCAGAAGCCGCAGCGCCAGGTGAATACCAGCCTGATCCTCGTGCCGGGCAGTATTCTGGATGACCGTGCCGTGCCGCATGGCGATCTGCTGACGGTGACGTATCACTCCAGAGCCCTGGCATCTGAGCGCCGGATGTATGTCTGGACACCGCCGGGTTATAGCGGCCAGGGCGAACCGCTGCCGGTGCTCTATTTCTATCACGGCTTTGGCGATACCGGGCTTTCCGCTATCGATCAGGGGCGACTGCCGCAAATCATGGACAACCTGCTGGCGGAGGGCAAAATCAAACCAATGCTGGTGGTGGTGCCGGATACTGAAACGGACATCACTGACGCGATCCCGGAAAATTACCCGCCGAAAGAGCGTCGCAAGACCTTCTATCCGCTGAATGCAAAAGCCGCCGATCGCGAACTGATGCAGGACATTATCCCGCTGGTGGATGCGCGCTTTAACGTGCGCAAGGACGCCAGTGGCCGCGCGCTGGCGGGGTTATCCCAGGGCGGCTTCCAGGCGCTGTTCTCCGGCATGCACCACCTCGACAATTTCGGCTGGCTGGGCACCTTCAGCGGCGTCACCACCGCCACCGTGCCGGATGCGGGCATCAGCGCGCAGCTTAACAAGCCGCAGGAGGTGAACAAACAACTGCATAACTTCACCGTGGTGGTGGGCGAAAAAGACGCCGTCACCGGCGAGGATATTGCCGGGCTCAAACGCGAGCTGGAGGCAAAAGGCATCAACTTTGAATATAAAAACTATCCTGGCGCAGGCCATGAGATGGACGTCTGGCGTCCGGCCTATGCCGAATTTGTGCAGAAGCTGTTTAAGTAA
- a CDS encoding ASCH domain-containing protein, producing the protein MAAVEALKMKYPGAEAWQMGDSPELASELAELIKRGIKTASCGSFASYQQEASAPRIGSYNIILDGQNVPVCVTRLMSMRLVRFCDVTEAFARKEGEGDLSLEYWQKEHQRFFTGEGHFSEEMELIAEEFEVVEVL; encoded by the coding sequence ATGGCTGCGGTTGAAGCATTAAAAATGAAGTATCCGGGCGCAGAGGCCTGGCAAATGGGTGACAGCCCTGAACTGGCCAGCGAGCTTGCCGAACTTATTAAAAGAGGTATCAAAACGGCCTCCTGCGGCTCTTTTGCCTCTTACCAGCAGGAAGCGTCTGCCCCGCGGATTGGGAGTTATAACATCATCCTCGATGGCCAGAATGTCCCGGTCTGCGTAACAAGGCTGATGTCGATGCGACTGGTACGTTTTTGTGATGTGACAGAGGCGTTTGCCCGCAAAGAAGGTGAAGGCGATTTAAGCCTTGAATACTGGCAGAAAGAGCATCAGCGGTTTTTCACCGGGGAAGGACATTTTTCTGAGGAGATGGAGCTTATCGCAGAAGAGTTTGAAGTGGTTGAGGTGCTGTGA